One region of Sulfurisphaera ohwakuensis genomic DNA includes:
- a CDS encoding NAD(+)/NADH kinase, whose protein sequence is MKLKIFTKNSPDAIEFSKYVKNLAENLGFKITENDPDVVLVIGGDGTLLRAVKDGIPILGVKFGRRSALLDIRPENIKEALELLQKNKYTIEEYPMLEAKSKNINTIAFNEIAILFNNPETVYGSVNIKERKILFEGDGVLIATPQGSWAWSYSATRVLLHKDINGIEITFINPIIPNIKALIIPQTETILVKLEDKGRTQNVRVISDGEIVGNLISKEDEELTITLSKRKAKILRFFNLIEFDGLFT, encoded by the coding sequence AAAACTTGGGTTTTAAGATAACTGAAAATGACCCAGATGTGGTTTTAGTAATAGGTGGCGATGGAACCTTATTAAGAGCAGTAAAAGATGGCATACCAATCTTAGGAGTGAAATTTGGACGTCGCTCAGCCTTACTAGATATAAGACCCGAAAACATTAAAGAAGCTCTTGAACTATTACAGAAAAATAAATATACAATAGAAGAATATCCTATGCTTGAGGCTAAAAGCAAAAATATAAACACAATTGCTTTTAATGAAATAGCTATTTTATTCAACAACCCGGAGACAGTATATGGTAGTGTTAATATAAAAGAAAGAAAAATTCTCTTTGAAGGAGATGGTGTACTTATAGCTACGCCACAAGGTAGTTGGGCATGGAGCTATTCAGCAACTAGAGTCTTACTCCATAAAGATATTAATGGAATTGAAATAACGTTCATAAATCCTATTATTCCAAACATAAAAGCTCTAATAATCCCTCAGACAGAGACAATACTTGTAAAATTGGAAGATAAAGGAAGAACACAAAATGTCAGAGTTATTAGTGACGGAGAAATTGTAGGAAATTTAATAAGTAAAGAAGACGAGGAATTAACTATAACTCTCTCTAAAAGAAAAGCAAAAATATTAAGGTTTTTTAACTTAATTGAATTTGATGGACTATTCACATAA
- a CDS encoding NOB1 family endonuclease: MDYSHKIVFDTGAFLAGLQNYYEKIYTNSLVINEIKDKKSRELLDLAIMAGKIIIMEPEENTLKKTKKIAEKISAYTLSKTDLSIAALAYELRPSIVFTDDLTLQNLLLNLGIEFKSVKLNIRIRNRKKYKFICKACGKTFSRSYSSCPYCGNTIIVVSYNE; the protein is encoded by the coding sequence ATGGACTATTCACATAAAATTGTTTTTGATACTGGGGCATTTTTAGCTGGTCTGCAAAACTACTATGAAAAAATATACACCAATAGTCTTGTTATAAATGAGATAAAAGATAAAAAATCTAGAGAATTATTAGACCTTGCAATTATGGCCGGAAAAATAATTATTATGGAACCAGAAGAGAATACCTTGAAAAAGACGAAGAAAATTGCAGAAAAGATTTCTGCTTATACTCTCTCAAAAACAGATTTAAGCATAGCGGCACTTGCATATGAACTAAGACCTAGTATAGTTTTCACAGATGATTTAACACTACAAAATTTATTATTAAATCTTGGTATAGAATTCAAATCTGTAAAATTAAATATTAGAATTAGAAATAGAAAGAAATACAAATTTATATGCAAAGCGTGCGGAAAAACATTCAGTAGATCCTATTCTTCGTGCCCATATTGTGGAAATACAATAATAGTAGTTAGTTATAATGAATGA